CGCTGCCCGCCGGGACGTGGAGGTCCATGCCCCGGAGGGCTTCATGGCCGCCGCGTCCGAACGCTCGGCGATACGTTTTTCGCAGGCCCTGCACTTCAAGGGCGGGAGGAGGAGTCGTCACGGTTACGACTGTAGACGACCCGCTGGGCGGATGATTGCACCCGCATGGAAACCAGTGCCCTCGGGGGAGGGACGGGCGGCCCTGCATGCGGGCTGCCCCTCCGCGTTCCCGCGTTCGCGCCGATGGGAAAGGCCTTGCGCACCCTGAGCGCGCGTGGCGCGACGCGACACCTCGTCTTTCCCGGGCGTTGCACTCCTGGGAGTTCCAACGGTGTCCCTGGTCCAGACCCTGCAATGCCAGTCATCGACCCGCGGGACGAAACGCCAACCCTCGCGGACACACCAAACAGGAGACATGGGCATGACGTGGGCAAACGGGACCGAGCAGCAGCTTCAGGACGCGCGCCGTGAGTTGGAGGCCGCCGAGCGGGAGCTGAACACCGGGACCGAGGCGGCGCGGGTGCGCTACGCCCGGGCGCTGTACGAGGCGGACCTGGCCGGGCGGCGGGCCGACCGCATGGCGCGCGATTCCCGCCGCCAGCAGCTGACCTGGCGCCCCGTCGCCGGCTGAGCAGGCGGATTCAGGACGCGGAAGGGGTGAAGCGCGGGGCCCGGCGGTTTATACCGGCGACCCATGGCCCACCCCGTCCACCGTCCCCGCCGGCTGCGCCGCTCGGCGGCCCTCCGTGACATGGTGAGAGAGACGCGTCTCTCGCCCACGGACTTCATCTATCCGCTGTTCGTCGTGGAAGGCCGGGACGTTCGCCGTCCCATCTCCTCCATGCCGGGCGTCTTCAACTTCTCGCTGGAGCACGCGGTGAAGGAGGCGAAGCTCGCGAAGTCGCTGGGCGTGCCCTCCGTCATCCTCTTCGGCATCCCGGACCACAAGGACGCGCGCGGCACCCAGGCGTACGCGACGGACGGAATCGTCCAGCGCGCCATCCGGGAGATCAAGGCCGCGGAGCCGGACCTGCAAGTCATCGCGGACGTGTGCCTGTGCGAGTACACCGACCACGGCCACTGCGGCGTGCTGGACGGCAACCACGTGGCCAATGACGCCACGCTGCCCTTGCTGGCCCAGATGGCCGTCACCTGCGCGCAGGCGGGCGCGGACATCATCGCTCCCTCGGACATGATGGACGGCCGCATCGGCGCCATCCGCAAGGCGCTGGATGAGGTGAGGCACCAGGACACGCCCATCATGGCGTACTCGGCGAAGTACGCCTCCGGCTTCTACGGTCCCTTCCGTGAGGCCGCGCAGAGCACGCCGCAGTTCGGCGACCGCCGCGGCTACCAGATGGACCCTGGCAACGTGCGCGAGGCCATCCGCGAGACGGCGCTGGACGTGGAGGAGGGCGCGGACTTCATCATGGTGAAGCCGGCGCTGTCGTACCTGGACGTCATCCGCGCGCTGCGCGAGAACTTCGACCTGCCGCTCGCCGCGTACAACGTCTCTGGCGAGTACGCGATGCTCAAGGCCGCCGGGCAGAACGGCTGGGTGGACTACGAGCGCGTGATGTTGGAGGTCCTCACATCCATCAAGCGCGCGGGCGCCGACCTGGTCATCACCTACCACGCCCTGGAAGCGGCCAAGCTCCTGTAGGCGACACCCGGGCGCCCGTGTTCGGCGGAAGGCTTGATCGCTTCCGCCGCTTGCGCCCAAATGGCCCCCACAACGATGCCCACCCAGAAGAAGCGGCCGGGACGCAGAACCGAGAAGCCTCCGCCCAGACGTGGCGCGACGTCCAAGGTCCGTAAGGGCCCTGCGCCGCGCACCCCGTCGAGCCAGCGCCCCGGGAAGGGTCGCGCTCCGGTGGTCCGTGAACCCGGGCCGTTGCAGTACAAAGTGGTGGAGCTGTCCACGGTGGACGAGGGAGCGCTGGAGCGCACCTTGAACGAGTGGACCGCCAAGGGCTGGAACCTGGACGGCGTGCAGTTCGCGATGCGCGAGTCCTCCAAGCGCCCGGCCATGGCCTTCATCTTCTTCACCCGCGAGGGCGAGGCCGCGCGGCACGACGAGGACGACGCGCGGCAGAAGCTGTTGCGCATGTCGGAAGGCGGAAGCCCCACGGCGCGGCTGGCGGCGGAGCACGCCGGAGAGCACGCGCAGACGGTGGTGCCCTTCGTCCACCCGCTGTCCGCGCACGAGCGGCTGGCGAGGCTGGCGGGGCTGGACGAGCCGGAGCCCACCGAAGAGGGTCTCACGCTGGAGCCCGAGGAGTGAGCACCGCCCCCGATCGCAGTCTCATGGCGGAAGGCCGGAGCGCGGGCCGCGTGCTGCGGCTGGTGCAGGAGGACGCTGGGCCGGACTCACCGTACCCGAAGGCGTCGCTGCTGCTGCGGCTGGGCGCGCGCGTGGTGGACTGCGCGGTGGCCTGGGGCCTGTACGTGGTGTGCGGGGCGGCGGGCGCGGTGGTGGCGCTGCTGTTCCTGCTGCTCGCGGACGGGATGCTCCAGGGGCAGAGCGTGGGCAAGCGCATCTTCGGCGTGAAGGTGATGCACCTGCCCACGCGCTCGGCCGCGCGGCACCGTGACAGCACGCTTCGCAACGCGCCGCTCGCGCTGGTGGTGCTGCTGGGGATGATGCCCGCGCCGCATGGCGTGGTGGCCGCCCTGGCGGGCTTCGTCGTGATGGGCGGAGTGGAGGCGTGGCGCGTGCTGCGCGACCCGCTGGGCCTGCGGCTGGGAGACACCTGGGCGCAGACGCAGGTGGTGGACGGGAAGGTTGTCGCGGGCGCGACGGTTGCAGCCCGCACGCCGGTGGCCGCCACGCGCGCCCCGGGTCGTTTGATGTCAGCGGCGAAAGTGCGCCGCGGCAAGGCATTCAGGAAAGGGAGACGGGGTAAGCCATGCGCATCGCGCTGACCTACAACCTGCGGCTTTCGGACTCGGAAGAAGAGGCGGAGTTCGACACGCAGGAGACGGTGAACACGCTGGCGGGAGCCATCGAGCGGCTGGGCCATCGCCTGGAGCGCTTCGAGGTGAGCGGCCCCGCGTCGCGCACCGTCGCCCGCCTGGAGGCGTACAGCCCGGACCTCATCTTCAACACGGCGGAAGGCCGCCGCGGCCGCTTCCGTGAGGCGTTCTACCCGGCGCTCTTCGACGAGCTGGGCTTCGCGTACACGGGCTCGGACGCGTACGCGCTGGCGCTCACGTTGGACAAGCAGCTCACCAAGCTCATCCTCTCCAAGCACGGCATCCGCACGCCGGGCTGGCAGTACGTGGAGAAGCTCAGCGAGCTGCAGGCGGAGAACCTGCGCTTCCCCGTCATCGTGAAGCCCAACTTCGAGGGCTCCTCCAAGGGCATCACCCAGGACTCCGTCGCGGAGACGCTGGAGCAGGTGCGGGAGAAGGTGGCGAAGGCGCTGGAGAAGTACCCGGCGGGCGTGCTGGTGGAGGAGTACATCAGCGGGCGCGACCTCACGGTGCCGTTCCTGGCCGCGGTGGACAACGACTTCGACGGCGTGCTCGCGCCGGTGGAGTACGTCATCGACCCGGAGGCGTCCCAGGGCCGCAAGTACGCCATCTACGACTACGAGCTGAAGACGCGCCGGGAAAAGGCCGTCTCCGTGCGCGCCCCCGCGAACATCCCGGCGAAGATGTCCGAGGACGTCCGCAAGATGGCGCAGAAGATCCTCCAGGTGCTGGACTGCCGCGACCTGGGCCGGCTGGACTTCCGCGTGTCCGACGCGGGCGTGCCGTACTTCCTGGAGATCAACGCGCTGCCCAGCCTGGAGCCGGGCGCGGGCATCTACGCCGCGGCGGAGCTGGAAGGGCTGCACCTGGACGGGGTCATCAACTCCATCATCCAGAGCGCGGGCAAGCGCCACAAGATCCGCGACTCCAAGAGCCGCCAGGGCCGGCCCGCGCGCAAGTCCGGTCCGCTGCGCGTGGGCTTCAGCTTCAACGTGAAGCGCGTGAAGCCCAGCGCCACGGCGGAGACGGTGCAGGAGGACAGCGAGGCCGAGTACGACTCGCCCAACACCCTCCAGGCCATCCGCGAGGCCATCGCCTCCTGGGGCCACGAGGTCATCGACCTGGAGGCCACGGCGGAGCTGCCGACGGTGCTCTCCAGCACGCCGCTGGACGTCGTCTTCAACATCGCGGAGGGCTTCAAGGGCCGCAACCGCGAGAGCCAGGTGCCAGCGATGCTGGAGCTGCTGGACATCCCGTACACGGGCTCTGATCCGGCCACGCTGTCGCTCGCGTTGGACAAGGCGCTGGCGAAGAAGATCGTCCGTCAGGCGGGCATCCTCACGCCCAACTTCCAGCTGATGGTCACGGGCAAGGAGCGCCTCAACAAGGAGTTCACCTCCTTCCCGCTCATCGTGAAGCCGGTGGCGGAGGGCAGCTCCAAGGGCGTCGTCACCAAGAGCGTCTGCTACTCCGAGACGGAGCTGCGCGACGTGGTGAAGGAGATCGCCGGCAAGTACCAGCAGCCCGCGCTGATTGAAGAGTACATCGGCGGCCGCGAGTTCACGGTGGGCCTGCTGGGCGAGCGGCGTCCGCGCGTGCTGCCGCCCATGGAGATCGTCTTCCTGGACAAGGCGGAGAAGAACCCGGTCTACAGCTTCCAGCACAAGCTGGATTGGACGGACCGCATCCGCTACGACGCGCCCGCGAAGCTCGAACCGGCGCTGCTGGAGAAGCTGCGCACGGCGGCGCGCAACTCGTTCATGGCGTTGGGGTGCCGCGACGTGGCGCGCATCGACTTCCGCATGGATGACAAGGGGCGCATCTACTTCATCGAGTGCAACCCGCTGCCCGGCCTCACTCCCGGCTGGAGCGACCTGGTGCTCATCGCGGCGGGCGCCGGCATGGACTACCGGACGCTGATTGGCGAGATCATGGCCCCCGCCATCCGCCGCTACAAGGAGCGCGAGGCGCGCCGGGCCCAGACGGAGAACCCGGCTGGTACCCACGCGCCGCCGCTCAACAAGGTCGTGCAGCGGATCGAGGAGCAGAACGCGCGGGCCAACGCCACTGCCGCCGCGACGGCCTCACCGCAGGAGCCGACGCCTCCTCCGCGCCCGGAGCTCAAGTCCTGAGCGTCCGCTGAAGCGCGGGCAGGGAAGGGGACGGTGCCCGAAAGGCGCCGTCCCCGTTTCATTTCAGCCGTCGTTGAGGGACTGGGCCCAGCCCTTCTCGAAGTTGTCGTGGTACGCCTGCCACAGCGCGTCCGAGTAGAACTTCACCAGGTTCTCGTCGTTGTAGCGCAGCGAGTTCTTGGACAGGTTGTGCGAGCCCGTCAGCACCATCTTG
The sequence above is a segment of the Corallococcus exiguus genome. Coding sequences within it:
- the hemB gene encoding porphobilinogen synthase; amino-acid sequence: MAHPVHRPRRLRRSAALRDMVRETRLSPTDFIYPLFVVEGRDVRRPISSMPGVFNFSLEHAVKEAKLAKSLGVPSVILFGIPDHKDARGTQAYATDGIVQRAIREIKAAEPDLQVIADVCLCEYTDHGHCGVLDGNHVANDATLPLLAQMAVTCAQAGADIIAPSDMMDGRIGAIRKALDEVRHQDTPIMAYSAKYASGFYGPFREAAQSTPQFGDRRGYQMDPGNVREAIRETALDVEEGADFIMVKPALSYLDVIRALRENFDLPLAAYNVSGEYAMLKAAGQNGWVDYERVMLEVLTSIKRAGADLVITYHALEAAKLL
- a CDS encoding RDD family protein, coding for MAEGRSAGRVLRLVQEDAGPDSPYPKASLLLRLGARVVDCAVAWGLYVVCGAAGAVVALLFLLLADGMLQGQSVGKRIFGVKVMHLPTRSAARHRDSTLRNAPLALVVLLGMMPAPHGVVAALAGFVVMGGVEAWRVLRDPLGLRLGDTWAQTQVVDGKVVAGATVAARTPVAATRAPGRLMSAAKVRRGKAFRKGRRGKPCASR
- a CDS encoding D-alanine--D-alanine ligase family protein: MRIALTYNLRLSDSEEEAEFDTQETVNTLAGAIERLGHRLERFEVSGPASRTVARLEAYSPDLIFNTAEGRRGRFREAFYPALFDELGFAYTGSDAYALALTLDKQLTKLILSKHGIRTPGWQYVEKLSELQAENLRFPVIVKPNFEGSSKGITQDSVAETLEQVREKVAKALEKYPAGVLVEEYISGRDLTVPFLAAVDNDFDGVLAPVEYVIDPEASQGRKYAIYDYELKTRREKAVSVRAPANIPAKMSEDVRKMAQKILQVLDCRDLGRLDFRVSDAGVPYFLEINALPSLEPGAGIYAAAELEGLHLDGVINSIIQSAGKRHKIRDSKSRQGRPARKSGPLRVGFSFNVKRVKPSATAETVQEDSEAEYDSPNTLQAIREAIASWGHEVIDLEATAELPTVLSSTPLDVVFNIAEGFKGRNRESQVPAMLELLDIPYTGSDPATLSLALDKALAKKIVRQAGILTPNFQLMVTGKERLNKEFTSFPLIVKPVAEGSSKGVVTKSVCYSETELRDVVKEIAGKYQQPALIEEYIGGREFTVGLLGERRPRVLPPMEIVFLDKAEKNPVYSFQHKLDWTDRIRYDAPAKLEPALLEKLRTAARNSFMALGCRDVARIDFRMDDKGRIYFIECNPLPGLTPGWSDLVLIAAGAGMDYRTLIGEIMAPAIRRYKEREARRAQTENPAGTHAPPLNKVVQRIEEQNARANATAAATASPQEPTPPPRPELKS